The Alphaproteobacteria bacterium genome includes a window with the following:
- a CDS encoding filamentous hemagglutinin N-terminal domain-containing protein, whose translation QSFSIGAGNIVRFIQPDSSSLALNRVIGPDPSMIFGSIQANGRVVIMNPAGIYFGPSAMVDVNGLVATTSRMNQADFLAGNLNFSIAGDVNARVINEGFVNVAQGGFAVLSAAAVENKGTIVAQGGTVVLAGTPTFTLDFFGDGLLKFASTGTVNQAPTGANALVDNSGTVQANGGRVLMTARAARDVINNVINVTGIVEARSARIENGEIVIDGGENGTTVVAGRLDVSGNEADAKGGNVTVLGGRVELAAGTDIRASGEAGGGTVLVGGGQHGQGTAYNAQTLYMDAAAVIAASATLNGDGGKVVLWADDTARVEG comes from the coding sequence CAGAGCTTCTCGATCGGGGCGGGCAATATCGTCCGCTTCATCCAGCCGGATAGCAGTTCGCTGGCGCTGAACCGCGTCATCGGCCCCGACCCGTCGATGATCTTCGGCTCGATCCAGGCCAATGGCCGGGTCGTGATCATGAACCCGGCGGGGATCTATTTCGGGCCATCGGCGATGGTCGACGTGAACGGCTTGGTCGCGACCACGTCGCGCATGAACCAAGCCGATTTCCTCGCCGGCAATCTCAACTTCTCGATCGCGGGCGACGTCAACGCGCGCGTAATCAACGAAGGCTTCGTCAACGTCGCCCAAGGCGGCTTCGCCGTGCTGTCGGCGGCGGCGGTCGAGAACAAGGGCACGATCGTCGCGCAAGGCGGCACGGTGGTGCTGGCGGGCACGCCGACCTTCACGTTGGATTTCTTCGGCGACGGGCTTTTGAAGTTCGCGTCCACCGGCACGGTCAATCAAGCGCCCACGGGCGCGAACGCGCTGGTCGACAACTCGGGCACCGTTCAAGCGAATGGCGGGCGCGTGCTGATGACCGCGCGCGCGGCGCGCGACGTGATCAACAACGTGATCAACGTGACGGGCATCGTCGAAGCGCGCTCGGCGCGCATCGAAAACGGCGAGATCGTCATCGACGGCGGCGAGAACGGCACCACGGTCGTCGCGGGGCGCTTGGACGTGTCCGGCAACGAAGCCGATGCCAAGGGCGGCAACGTCACCGTGCTGGGCGGGCGTGTGGAACTCGCGGCGGGGACGGATATCCGCGCTTCGGGCGAAGCGGGCGGCGGCACGGTGCTGGTCGGCGGCGGCCAGCACGGCCAGGGCACGGCCTACAACGCGCAAACGCTTTACATGGACGCGGCGGCGGTCATCGCCGCGTCGGCCACGCTCAACGGCGATGGCGGCAAGGTCGTGCTGTGGGCGGACGACACGGCGCGCGTCGAAGGTTGA